A single Candidatus Poribacteria bacterium DNA region contains:
- a CDS encoding LamG domain-containing protein, whose protein sequence is MRIQILMMLCVFLSLSLCFAGYAAGGKGNVKQLGEKLYVWHFDEGKGKQAKDETAGLVGEFDGDVEWAEGISGNAVQMAGEAGKADFIDVAHSDELDIDEAITMMAWVYPEELPAGGQENKFTIFYKNTYYLQIEPGAGQLAYYFYETSSPGYHISDGKIKAKEWSHVAIAWDGSEARFYINGESDGTAIAQKGPGLTRPDKSLRFGGENNGCCPRFFQGRIDELMLANYALSEADIQKIINDTLDVSARGKLATVWGKLKR, encoded by the coding sequence ATGAGAATCCAGATTCTGATGATGCTATGCGTTTTTTTAAGTCTATCTCTCTGCTTTGCAGGTTATGCTGCGGGCGGAAAAGGTAACGTGAAACAACTCGGCGAGAAATTATATGTCTGGCATTTCGATGAAGGCAAGGGGAAACAGGCTAAAGATGAGACTGCTGGCTTGGTCGGTGAATTCGACGGCGATGTGGAGTGGGCTGAAGGCATTTCAGGGAACGCCGTGCAAATGGCTGGTGAGGCCGGTAAAGCCGATTTCATAGATGTCGCACACTCCGATGAGCTCGACATAGATGAAGCCATTACGATGATGGCATGGGTTTACCCTGAAGAACTCCCAGCGGGTGGGCAGGAGAACAAGTTCACGATTTTCTACAAGAACACCTACTATCTGCAAATTGAGCCCGGTGCGGGACAGCTTGCTTATTACTTCTACGAGACCAGTAGTCCCGGTTACCATATTTCTGATGGCAAAATAAAGGCGAAAGAATGGTCGCATGTTGCCATTGCCTGGGATGGTAGCGAAGCCCGTTTTTATATTAATGGGGAATCCGATGGCACGGCTATCGCACAGAAGGGGCCTGGTCTAACCAGACCAGACAAGTCTTTGCGATTCGGTGGCGAAAATAACGGATGCTGCCCGCGTTTCTTTCAGGGTAGAATCGACGAATTGATGTTAGCCAACTACGCACTTTCTGAAGCAGACATCCAGAAAATCATCAACGACACCCTTGATGTTTCTGCCCGCGGCAAATTGGCAACTGTGTGGGGTAAGTTGAAAAGATAG